Part of the Pieris napi chromosome 6, ilPieNapi1.2, whole genome shotgun sequence genome, ATGAAGCAGATCACAGCACACATCAAATAGACATAGAGAGCTTTCCATGGCGAGATTACACCTCGACAGCGACGAACATCGAACAATCAAAGCCGACACGTGTCGCGTTGCCCACGCTAAGAGCTGGTAACAAATGGGCATCGCGACAGAAGTATTGAGTGTCGAAGAGGCGCGTACTCACGCGCATGCCCTCCCATCTGGAGACAGCACGGAGGGGTCGTAGAGCTCGCAAAGTGCGCATGGACCGAAACGCTGGGATGTCGTCCGCTCCGGCCATCACCGCTCCGTGGTTAACGAGTGACAACTACCGTCATTAAATTAGTACGATAATACAAACTATATCTTACGTACATTTGCCTTTGATAAGAATAAAGAACATGAAGTAAATGTACTTTAGACTTTGGTAGTCGAATCGACAGTTACGATCCATACATACTAagcttataattatataaaaaaagccgATAATTTACCATGACAATTATGAAATCGAGCCAGCACCAGGCGTTGGTGAAGTACTTCTGAAATCCGAGAGCTAACCATTTGATTAACATCTCAATAAAGAATATTACAGTGAATATACGATCCATGTAATATAAGATGTCTTGAAGAATTGGTCGATGTGGTAGATGGACATCTTCTAACGCCTAAAAACaagatttaagtaaataataacatatttaatatagtaaaaaaatacggGGATAAAGCTCAATTACCAATGCCAAACTACTAAGTAAAATCATTGTTATCACAGCCGTTTCGAAATAGGTATTTTCTATTAATCGAAAGGTTTTCAGTCTAAGGGTTGCCCAGCCTTGCCAAAATGGAGACTCGTCATCTCCGGCTAAGAAGGGGAAGCGCGCATAGCAAGGTTCTGGACAACAGTCCGCTGGTGTGAGATCCACTACATCCTCGTCTGCGGCCAcctttatatctatttttgctAAGCCATCAAGTTTTCCATCCTCCTCGTCTTCAATCATttctataaagaaatattcgGTTATGAAACAAACATATATTCTAACGGCATACAATACATGCCGGTAGTCAAACGAGGAGACTATTTATATACCTTCTTCTAAACCTAATTCTTCTTTACTTGCGTCTTTCTTTTCTTCTCCGTCTATCGTATCCGCAGATCCTTTATGACTTTCGTCTTTAAATGATCTTATTTTATGACTACCATAAGATTTTTGACTTATTGTATCATCATCctgaaaattcaaatatttggaATATAATCGgatacatacaatataaatttggGTTTAATAAGAAAGTAGGGACCTGTATCGGATAACCATGATGATTTATATCACTGTTTATTCGATTGTCAGTATGATTATCCGTTATAGCATTGATATTATTCATCAATATATtcccttttttatatttattgtcacCTGGAAAATAGAGTTTAGTTTCAATTTATATGAGTTCATATGcacgttttaatttaaatagtctTTCATACCTGGTATCGTAAATTCCATTCCGTCACCTATAGCTACCTCCACTTGATCTTTTAGTTTCTTGTCTTTGAATAAAACCCCATCTTCGATATCGGCACCTAATTCCAGTTCATTGTCGACTCGTTCTGAAGAAACACAGCGGGCACATAATGCCGCCTTTAAGCCTACATCCGTGCGTCATTTGTCGCCGCCAACAGCCAAGCATAGAATAGAGATCAGgacaaaattttgtaaataattgcCGAATTTGATACAACTCCTGtgattattattgtgttaagCATGTGTGATgtcttgaatatttaaatatatttacttacataTTTATCAAATGCTCAAAAGCTAAAACTtcgatttttttgtttgattgaaTTTAACGACTATATAGTTTacgatataaatattttttatcatatcacTTAGACCTAACATTTAAcacaaattaacaataaaaatgtaatagtaATAAACACAGCATGCACAACAAACAAAGCtagtatagtatataatacataCTACTGTAATACATATGGATATAATATATGAAGcgaatatactaaatatactGTATGGAGGTAAGAGTGTATCGGGAATATTATAGAGGACAGCTCTACACTTGACTGCTAGGGCACAAGCAACGCACAGTGTTAACAATAACAACCATTGCATGTCATGCTTTATTGTATACATCGATTTATATGATTTGTTACTTTAACACATATAACACACGGATTAATGTAATTGACTATTTATCCTGAAATACAATGAAATTACACACAACATTCAAAATGTCTACTATAAACTCACCTGGAGCGTGAATAGCAATCTGATTCGTCAATTTGCTTTtgactatttttaaaacatcggCTGCGTTTTTTTTGACCCAATCGATAAACCGGGATATTCTATTAAAAGCCTCCGCGATTTTGTTCGTGTCCTGATCGGCTGTTGGCGTCGATAGACTCGAGGAACCAAAATTTGACAGTAAGAGGGCCAAGAAGAGGTTAAGTACCTGGAATTCGATAAATGTTAAACGCATTCAATTGCTTTATGTGTACTTATTTCTAGATCATAAAACATACCACAAGATTGCCAATAACGACCGTTGCCAAGAAGAAAGGTATACAAGAAACATCTCCAACCAGCATGCAATCCCACATACTCTCTATCCATTCTCCACATAATACTCGGAATACTATCATGAAACTGTGCATGAAATCCGTGAAGTTCCACCTTGGGAGCTCTCCACCAGGAAAACGGTCTACGTAATCTGTATACGTGATAATCGTTCGTCAATAATGAGTTTATAAATagtactataatttttaatcgatcaaaacaatatttttaattcaatgtaaaaaagtttaatttataactgattttaaaaatattaatcgtTAGACTGATTCaagaatattaacataaaagaaataaattttgcattaaatatagaaaattttaaatgtcgCTTAAAACTTTGCTTGTATAAAACATTGTTAATAGGTTAGAtcctaattaaaattaaagcgCTTACGAAAATTGCATATTACGCAGAAGAATCAgaacgtaatttaaaatatttggcaATTAATAGCAAGCCATCTTGCAACATGCCTCTGGGAATTGCAATTTAAAACAGGAAACCTGCATATCTTTTGCTCAGCATACagccatattaaaaaaatattgttacctttatgaaaaatacatacaacataacaaatatatatacaacaaagatataataactttaaattagatCATGCATAGAGGCCTTCTACTTAAAAGGGGCAAACATTTAACAAGTAATCGTATATTTAAGGTTATTACAAGGCACTAATGAAAAATGAACATTAAGATGTACAATGAGAAGATGAATTATAACTGATAGGAAGCTAGCTTAAACGTTTCACAAGTGAGGCGCCATCGCTAAGGGGCAGCAATAGATACATACAATAGTTAGTCTAGCTCACGTGGGGTCGCAATTCACAACGACGTTTGCCAATCAAACAACATGAGCATAACAGTGTGACGCACATCAACACAATGAGCTCTAGACAATCTGACGGCGATCCTACCTAAAGCGTGGACTATtcgaattttgaaaatttaatttacattccACACTTTAGCAATTTCAGTGAATATATTTCGCGATGATTTTACCGTGTCAACCCGAGCGACTTATGTTTTCATTACCCAAAGAGAATTTTTCTGACAGTTCGATgcttgaaataaattcactgGACCGAATCGCCGCATCAACAACGTCCAATATAACATCGAACATGCACCACTCCCACCGATCACCACTTACCCACATAATTTTTCCCGAATAGTTGCATACCCATCACggcaaatatgaaaataatgatGCACAATACGAAGGTCAGGTTGCCCAAGGCACCCATCGTCCTACCCATTATAGAGATGAGTAAATTAAGAGTCGGCCATGACTTTGCCAATTTGAATACTCGAAGCTGCAATTATAAATTGTGAAACAAGGCGTCACACAAGCTCGCTTGCCGGCGCATCACCTATGCTACAGCGGCCTCTGAAGACCTATGAGCACTCAGCACGCGCCGTCGTGAGTGATTACAGGTCTGAACTCTGACTAATATTAGCGGAATGTGTGCTACAATATCTCTCCGATTATGTGCATTTATATTGATTCATGAGTGGGATATATGTTGACTATTGTCTATTATTGCGTTTACTACGTTTTGGGAGAGCGTTTtgattgatattattttacgatCCATAGATCGTACTTGTGTTATTCCTATCCTTAAAGTGACATAGATCCCATCAGTAATAGATCTGATGCAATACCCTTCGTAAGCGAAGCTGCATGTCATTTCTATTTTACTCAATGCAAAGCTTAATAGTTATGATTGTAAGCGTGATAGCCTTATAACGTTTATCGTTTAGGCTCTTTGTGAGCCATTCCGTGTTATAAAGCCACAGCATAACTGAATGttccttaaaaataatattcaatcaAAGCCCTGTGTTCGACAGTCGATAGTGTAAAGCTGAATAAGAATTGATAACTAAGGCTTATATGTTCTTAGAGATGCtaaattgtttttcaattgaaCCTGTGTAGTTCTTCCCAAACAACTGCATCCCCATCACGGcaaatatgaatataatgaTGCAAAGTACAAAGGTCAAGTTCCCTAAAGCTCCCACAGTCCTACCCATTATGGATATTATAAGGTTTAGCGCCGGCCAAGACTTAGCCAGTTTAAATACACGTagctgaaaatattttaggaaATGTAAGAACATAAACATGACGTATAACGAAGAAAGTAGGTAGCGGTGAAAGCACCAGCTGTTATTACAAATACCTGAAATTGTCTGTAAATTACTTCCTGTTAAAATGGTTATCGCCattattttcaaatcaaaCCGTATGTTAGATACATAattagtataaattaatattgattagCACTTACCAATCGGAATGAACGTAATACTGACAAACCCTGAACTCCTTCCAGTCCTAATTCCAATAATGATAAGGCCACAATGATAAAGTCAAAAATGTTCCATCCTTCTTGAAAGTAAAATTTGGGACTCATTGCTATTAATTTTAGCATCGCTTCAATACCGAATGTAGCAGTGAAAAACTGGAAACGATATAATccaatttttacatattttcaataagacgcaatattaattttctcttCAGCATGgacaatttagtttaaaaactcTGGGGGTCTAAAACTACAACTGGATACTTACATAATTACCACTTTTCAACGCTCTTTCCATATCTTTGTCCATGTCGTGATGATCCAGTGCCATAAACAGAGTATTGACCACGATACACAACGTGATGAACAGTTCTACAAACGGATCGAACACCAAAAGCGCGACGTATTTCTGAAACTCCAGCCATAGCCAGCAGCAATCCCACACACAGAAGAAGTCTATCCCTTTCATGAGCCACTCCAGGAGTCTCTCCTTGAAGGTGGGCCCTTCATCGTCATCTTCAGCTGTTGAGAAGTAGTATACTGACACTGTTGTGTCACGTTTACCGGAGTGTGTGTGGTGTGAGGAgagacaaaaaataaacatggtTAGTATTCGCTCATTATTTTGAGTAGCCAAAAACCGAATACACATAGCCAATACTACTTAgcaatattcatattttttgaattttattggCTGTCATTTATCTCTCGTGGTTCAACTGTTCAAGATTATGGTATGGCTTGAACTACGTGCTAGGATTGtgcttaaaataaagaaaattttcacacgAGATCACATCTCATTTTCTGCAAAGCGAGtcactatattttatactactgTACTGCAATGATCTATTAATGATTCATTTCCCTTTAATAGTAAATCAAgtcaaaaaatatgaatatcgAGATTTTGATTTTACATGGATAGCAGAAGCGCATCAAATCGCGTCTACACCGTACAAAatagattttactaaattatcGCTTTTAGAACACTAAGTGACATTtgttaatgattttaaataaatggtgATAATTGCTATGTTCAtgcaattcaattaaatacgtgggatttaatatatattttgtgcaACACGTGCATGGCTACGGTTAGCataaatgttaaaacaatgggaaaaaaattatataaaagggTAAGCGTAAGACTTGAGACGGAAtgcaaaacaaaagaaagtgGTATTTGTGTAGTTTGACAGGACAGTGAAGGTGCTTCATTAGGCTtctaaacaatataaatgaCACCCaatgtttatgtatttttgccaATTATGCATTTTTGCATAATGAGCAAATACCGCAGTGTATACTGTTGAATGTTCAGTGTGAAAAGTGTTAGTAGTTTGTGTATTAAAAGCGAACAGTTTGTATAAaatgtacaaataaaaacaagacaACGGACAAGACAGCTGATACAATAGACAAGACAAACGTTAAGTTAACACAGACATAAAATGCTTTACTTTTACCATGTACGCATTGGACTCTATTTTATAGAGCTAgatcatacaaatatatttaatggcCGATAGTTAATTGATATTGATGGCCCTTTATAGTCCCAATGCATACATGgctttgttaattaattagtatttatatatatatatatacacacattttatttattagaaacgtaCCATTTTGCTCGCTCGCTCTACTTTGCCTTCCAGCTTgttcaattatttcatttagtaCCATAACATctgaaatacatatacatgATCGATAAACTGTCGTAAAAAATCAAccatattgtttttgatattggttataataatatatgcaaacgggcaggagactcacctaatgttaagtgatacatggacactcacattgccagaaggctcgcaagtgcgttgccgaccttttaagaattggtatgctcttttcttgaaggaccctacgTCGAATTCATTCGGAAATAATTCAATGGGCAGCTAACATTCTCAACATCTTCGTATCttcgtttaaatttttatataaataattacaaattaccATTTTACCAAACAGAAACTTAAAAGGACCAGTCCCCCATGCCgttaatagtaaaatataaatagtaatattcaTACCTCTCATATCAACGACATTTGGCTGCTGCGATGTCGCAATGAACGGATTATCATTCGACTGTTTTAGAACTTTGCCAGCCTCGTCTGTACATTCTGTTGTACTAACTTCctgaaattgttaaaaatctccttatatttcaataaaagctAGCAATATTCGCTAATAACAATGGAAAGTGCTTTCAGCAGCAATATATCATCATTATGACAGTGTACGATAATGAAACAACTTGTGAGATATGTAAGTGTGTCACGCTTGCAAATAATTAGTCGACGCTTATAACAAAAGAATGATAAGCTCATACATATTCTTTTAATGGTCGAGATACCAGCGACGACTCTTGTCTGGGCAGCGCGTAGGCGTGAGGTTGGGAAGTAATGCTGTGGTTCCTGGACGCTGATCGACCTCTGAGTTTGGCCTCCTTGGTTTGAGCTTTTCCCCCTAAGAGATCGCCGTGCGACGTGTATGACAGCCTAGACTGGTGTGATGTATAGGAGGAATGTCTGGATCCTAAAACATGTAATAAACGCCTCAGTGACAGTTGCAACTGTCAGAATTCCATCATATAAGAAAGGTAAATTGTACACTTCAAAGAAAATGACACCAAATGTGATCTAGATAATGATAACATACCCAAGTTCGCATAATAGACTGGTATTATAATAGCGCCGTTCTCCTCTGACATAGGCGTAACTGCATTTGAGTCATCAGCATAAGGCAAATGTTCCTGTGCGTCCAAGTATGTTGATAAAACAAGTGGTTTCCGATCGGCTCCCGGTGGATACCTATTCCTCCCGTTTGGCCTTAACGCCATTTGATGAGAGCCTCGGGAACCACGTCGTAAATTGAACGGTGATCCAGGTAGTGACAAGGAAGCCTGAAGTCACACacatagtaatatttattttataacaaattccTTAAACCTACTAAGTACTTTTTgaaactattaaaatttttctttaacctttcttcCTTCTAGAAACTTTCATTTGGATTCGAGTTATACTAATATTTGATCATTTAACGAAATCAACTTCCTCAATTCAGATCGAGTGAAAATGTCATGGAAACTGATCACTACTTGATTTGTACTCGCAGAGGCTTTGTCTGatcgtaattaaattaattatcaagAAATATATCCTACAAATCTTTCATGTGCTAATAAACAAGTAGAAGGCGAAAAAAATACATGAATGGAAACTCGAAAGTTTgggataaaataattacaaaagtgCTGGAGGTGTCTCAATGCATCAAAACATATGCATACATGATTTAATGCTAGCGAACTGACACGATTTGGTGCAATAAGACATTAAGACAACAAGACTAATAGCGGaatataaggacaagaaaAGGTATATAGTTTAGAACATCAAAAGGAAGGAAGGGGATCACAAACACCAATGAAGAAGAGGACAAACCTGTGAGCCCTCCCGCAGTGGCCCATACGACAACTGTCCATATTTATTAATGCGTTCAGGATGGGGGACCTTTAATGCATAGAAAAtacactttttaatttatttccgaCTTACTACTATTTTAAGACATAGATCACTATGACTAGGATAGATAATAAGGAACGATATTGGAATAAAGGGATTGTAGCAGCGTCCAAGCagtaaagtaataaatgttaacgATCTACGGCGGTGCTAGAACGATATAGAGTAAACATAAACGATGGATGCAGATTAATTCATATGATAACGATACtgaataaaaagaaaagcGTTAGCATTGACCAAAAGCATCAGTTAGTCTcgtaactttgtttataaacacATGAAGTATTGACGGCCATAAGACGTACATGCACTCTCGCATCTTCTAATCCATCTGAGCTATCATCTATGGTCTATAGTCATGAAGACTTGTTAATTTCTTTCTGTGAAAGCCTCTGCCCGTCTGTCATCGAATTGAggaattaatgtttaaatatttgaagtagatattttaatgacaaaataGTTATGTTGACCGAACCTACCTCTGCTCGGTGTTAGTCTCAGCTCGGCCGCTTCGATCGCTCACAAAATGAAAGAAACAATCTAACATGACAATAGATTATTTCTccaatagtatttaattttaataaaaatatgaccTTTATTAGTCTTAATAATGGTACTGATTAAGTTGGTGATTGATATAAATCAAGTATTGTATTacgaaatactttttaaaatattattggagATTAATATAACCTATGATGCAAACGCTCTAATGAAGTGTCAGATTAGATGAATTATGACCATGCCTacaatgtaatttttcaacaaattaaaacaaatatataataatctaatgcatgttcttaaattaaaatgtatacaagTAATAAATGTTCAGTTTCATGCCTTAATTGTGATCTGTTTGAGGAAATAAGAAGAGTTAGTCGCTGCAAGCGTAATGATtgcaaaaagtaatttaaaataaatgaaaagacCATCTAATAGCATGCCTCGAaaccaaatttaaacaaaccaCAGTGTTCATAGAGTTAAAATAACCGTGTAGTAATTTTCGTAAgagaacaaattaaatatttaatagacaAACATTCAGatatgaaaacaaatttattgcaaaaaaattaaaagtgttttttggAAGTGTTCCTTTcgaaattatatgaaaaatcaTATCTGCATACTTTAAGAAAATATCGACATTGAAAAGGACAGACACAAAATCAAAGCTCAGCGTTagacacatttaaacataatcTTTTCAACTTGATATAACTTgtgcaaatataatttataatgttttttacttaatatactaattattGTAAGTGCAAAAAAGCCGAGTGATTATTATCAAGTTGAAAAGAAATAACTCAGCCGacaatgatttaattaaatataaaaattgaaaaagtcTCAGCGGCAAGATTAATccatcattaattaaaaacctttATCGAGTAGTACTACAAATAAAGCTCATCTCTTAATGATTCTTACGTATCTTAATGATGTTCTTAGTTCAATATCAACacttaaaagtatattttttatcctgataccttttcatttataatattaatctaaagatattataataaaatatttaactttagcTAGATTTTATTGAACCAGCACTACGTATTTTTGGAAATTGTAAAAATTGCCACAGTTAGCAAATTAgtttcgtaaaataaaaatcactgtCAGCAGAGATATCACGCGTGGGTCTTATACTCACCATGCTGACCTTCCTCTGCCGGCGTGCTGTGTCGTGGTGGGTGTCGTTGGCAGGCTTGTGCGTGGGCTGAGTGCTCACCGAATCCTGGAAGGGGTCGCTACGAAGGGACATGCGTTCCCTCGTATTGTCATCCTGATTGCCCCTCTCCTGGTTCACGAACAACTCGTAGCTCTGGCAGGAGAAGTCACTGGGAGACTTGGCAGGATGTGCTTCGGCGTATGCGGCTGCTTCCGCAGCGGCGGCTTGCTCGCGAGCGTGTTGTTCTCTCGCTTCTTGTTTATCCGCTCGAGCCGCTGCCTTTTGTTCCGCTTCCTAATGCAAAAATCAAATACCGTTTAAATTTGTACAAAGTtgaagtttaaaatatattaaacaatgaaaatatatagccatatatataacaaaacgaaatacacattaattaaacatatgtCACTTAGATTAAATCTTGTTTGCTTACCCTTAGTGCTTCTTCTTCAGCCTGCTCTTCCTCCTCTGCTTTCTTCTGCAACTCGTCGTATGACATGGCGACGATAGCCAAGATCAAGTTCACGAGATAGAAAGAGCCGAGGAAAATGATCACAACGAAGAACAGCACGTGCCATGAACCAGCAGACCTTAGAACCTGAATAATTGTGAACAAACGTAAATAATTTCACATTACTGTGGTTGTGAGTGATCTATTGATATATGTATTCGGTGGAGTCTTACTATTAATGGCAAAATCTTGTACCCACGAAACGATACATTTACAATTACagtattttctattatattcctattatattaataataacaatattttaattgaatttttgacAACTAGAAACaactttgaataaattaacgaTTTTTTTGCGATTTATTagcaaacatattattatattaacgtCATTTAGCAGCagttaaatatctttaaatttcGACAAAATAACGACATTTTTGACCTTTAGATTTAGGGACGGAATGttacaattgtttttaatcaactaTGATTCAATTAGTTTCGTAACCTTCACCCtcaaaatttagaaaatattccAGGCAATAATGTTATAAACTTACCAGCTGATATAAGTTTTCCCAGTAATCTTGCGTCATCAATCTGAAAGCTGATAGAAACGCCCAACCGAACGTGTCGAAACTCGTGTAGCCGTAGTTTGGGTTTGGTCCGTACCCTTGTAAACATATGTAGCCTGGTTCACATGTTCTGCAAACAAAAGTAAATCGTTTTATATtctcaaataaattaactgGAATTCTCCGAAACACAAAGACCACCTTATGAGGCATGGCTTACTTTGGCCTATGAGGGAACAAACTACATACAACATTTGAGATTAGAGTTACTAAGtgaagttattttatattacgggaaataaaaaaaaacaagcaaAAGATCGATTGCAACGTTACCGTCTACTGATCATTTAGCTCACAAAAGTAGTCTTGGATGTATGTCTGTTTagagttattaataaatcgcTTGAATGCAAAGGGCATTTATCGATATAGATTTATAAGTCGTGATTTTATAAGGGAATTACTACAACGTTGAGGCGCAATCTTCCATTCCTGAAGCTGAGGTGCTCATGTGTTTGTGGGCAAAAATTGATAGTGAGGTTGTAATATTTGACATCTCATTATCAAGTTAAGCCCACAGACAGATGATTTACGAGTGAATAAGCACAGAAAAATATACACGTCCCATTAtaatcttataataatatagatcaTGTTTCTATTACAATCTTCTTTTAGGTATCTGTGTGctcttttttggcaaaggcctcctccaaatcccgccattcctcTTTGCACTGTGCTACTCTCTGCCATCTTTCACCtgcttttctttaatttgttccatccaccttctaagttgtcttcctcttttccgTTTGCTGTACCATGGGCACCGGTTTAGTACTTTTTTGCTCAAGTTTCTGTGCCTCTTGCCATGTGCCCATTACCACTTTCGTTTATTTCTTCTTATTGTAACATCTGTTACCTTGTTTTTCTTAAagctgtattatttattttgtgtattcTTTTCTTCCCTATCAGACATCGTTCCATCGATGTTTGGTACACCTGTATCTTTATATGCTGAACACGTCTCATTATAAACTAAGGggttttttaatcttttaatcAACATAAAACACAAAACATCTCAAAATAGTAGAAATTGCTTTAGTCTAGACTTATAAATACACCTTATAGACACTGAACATGCAACATACCCTGCTCCTGATGAGTTCCCGCATAATGGATAGTCGTCATTTTCACTATACCAGTtcgctaaaataaaatatgtgagtaaatatatatcacaAAGGAAATACATGTCAGTTATAAACAGATATCTTACTTTCGTTTTGACAAAATCTCTCCCAATTCTCATCAGTCAAGTTGCCCCAACTGCCGTCTTCGGGGAATACCTTTACACATTTCTGCGTTAACACTCCCATGTAGATTTGTAGGCCCATTAACGCAAATACAGATAGGGAGAACATTGTCAAAATAATCACGTCGCGAAGATTTTTCACAGACTCTATGACAGCACCAACGATAGTCTTCAACCCTGAGGAGTAATCGGACTTGTTATATGAACATTTTAAAGGTGCACACGCTTCAAACCTCTAGTACTTACGTAGCTCCTGGGACTTAGATATTTCATTTCAAACTGCTAGAACTACTGAATCTATTTCAATTACACTAAACATATATTACTAAAGTAATAGTAGCACAAGGAATTACCCGGTACGATGGCCACAGTCTTCAGCGCTCGGAGAACTCTGAACGTTCTAAGAGCGGCCAAGTTGCCGAGATCTATGCCCATCGTCACATAACTGCAACACACACCCCACACGACGGCTAGGTTAATATAACTAACTACTTTGTCTAAACATTTACTAGTTACAATT contains:
- the LOC125050382 gene encoding sodium channel protein para isoform X7; this translates as MSEDLDSISEEEQSLFRPFTRESLAVIEARIAEEHAKQKELEKKRAEGETDLGRTKKKKEVRYDDEDEDEGPQPDATLEQGLPLPVRMQGSFPAELSSTPLEDIDPFYQNQTTFVVISKGRDIFRFSATDALWMLDPFNPIRRVAIYILVHPLFSLFIITTILVNCILMIMPTTPTVESTEVIFTGIYTFESAVKVMARGFILQPFTYLRDAWNWLDFVVIALAYVTMGIDLGNLAALRTFRVLRALKTVAIVPGLKTIVGAVIESVKNLRDVIILTMFSLSVFALMGLQIYMGVLTQKCVKVFPEDGSWGNLTDENWERFCQNETNWYSENDDYPLCGNSSGAGTCEPGYICLQGYGPNPNYGYTSFDTFGWAFLSAFRLMTQDYWENLYQLVLRSAGSWHVLFFVVIIFLGSFYLVNLILAIVAMSYDELQKKAEEEEQAEEEALREAEQKAAARADKQEAREQHAREQAAAAEAAAYAEAHPAKSPSDFSCQSYELFVNQERGNQDDNTRERMSLRSDPFQDSVSTQPTHKPANDTHHDTARRQRKVSMVPHPERINKYGQLSYGPLREGSQASLSLPGSPFNLRRGSRGSHQMALRPNGRNRYPPGADRKPLVLSTYLDAQEHLPYADDSNAVTPMSEENGAIIIPVYYANLGSRHSSYTSHQSRLSYTSHGDLLGGKAQTKEAKLRGRSASRNHSITSQPHAYALPRQESSLVSRPLKEYEVSTTECTDEAGKVLKQSNDNPFIATSQQPNVVDMRDVMVLNEIIEQAGRQSRASEQNVSVYYFSTAEDDDEGPTFKERLLEWLMKGIDFFCVWDCCWLWLEFQKYVALLVFDPFVELFITLCIVVNTLFMALDHHDMDKDMERALKSGNYFFTATFGIEAMLKLIAMSPKFYFQEGWNIFDFIIVALSLLELGLEGVQGLSVLRSFRLLRVFKLAKSWPALNLIISIMGRTVGALGNLTFVLCIIIFIFAVMGMQLFGKNYTDYVDRFPGGELPRWNFTDFMHSFMIVFRVLCGEWIESMWDCMLVGDVSCIPFFLATVVIGNLVVLNLFLALLLSNFGSSSLSTPTADQDTNKIAEAFNRISRFIDWVKKNAADVLKIVKSKLTNQIAIHAPERVDNELELGADIEDGVLFKDKKLKDQVEVAIGDGMEFTIPGDNKYKKGNILMNNINAITDNHTDNRINSDINHHGYPIQDDDTISQKSYGSHKIRSFKDESHKGSADTIDGEEKKDASKEELGLEEEMIEDEEDGKLDGLAKIDIKVAADEDVVDLTPADCCPEPCYARFPFLAGDDESPFWQGWATLRLKTFRLIENTYFETAVITMILLSSLALALEDVHLPHRPILQDILYYMDRIFTVIFFIEMLIKWLALGFQKYFTNAWCWLDFIIVMVSLINFVAALCGAGGIQAFKTMRTLRALRPLRAMSRMQGMRVVVNALVQAIPSIFNVLLVCLIFWLIFAIMGVQLFAGKYFKCVDMNHTTLSHEIIPDRNACILENYTWENSPMNFDHVGKAYLCLFQVATFKGWIQIMNDAIDSREVGRQPIRETNIYMYLYFVFFIIFGSFFTLNLFIGVIIDNFNEQKKKAGGSLEMFMTEDQKKYYNAMKKMGSKKPLKAIPRPRWRPQAIVFEIVTDKKFDMIIMLFIGFNMLTMTLDHYQQTETFSQILDYLNMIFIVIFSSECLLKIFALRYHYFVEPWNLFDFVVVMFSILSLVLSDIIEKYFVSPTLLRVVRVAKVGRVLRLVKGAKGIRTLLFALAMSLPALFNICLLLFLVMFIFAIFGMSFFMHVKNKGGLDDVYNFKTFVQSMILLFQMSTSAGWDGVLDGIINEEECDLPDNERGYPGNCGSATIGITYLLSYLVISFLIVINMYIAVILENYSQATEDVQEGLTDDDYDMYYEIWQRFDPEGTQYIRYEQLSDFLDVLEPPLQIHKPNKYKIISMDIPICRGDMMFCVDILDALTKDFFARKGNPIEEPGDIVGRPGEVGYEPVSSTLWRQREEYCARLIQHAWRRHRRAHSPAGEGVGGDGSGGEGSAGGAETAVLLDSSGGSAHRVVLQGGGDAPRPPEPAPPPAPV